In Pectobacterium aroidearum, the following are encoded in one genomic region:
- the uxaC gene encoding glucuronate isomerase, with protein sequence MPQFLSEDFLLDSEFARRLYHEYAVDQPIFDYHCHLPPEQIAENYRFKNLYDIWLKGDHYKWRAMRTNGVPERLCTGDASDWEKFEAWAATVPHTIGNPLYHWTHLELRRPFGVTGTLLSPSTAKDIWDRCNAMLERDDFTARGIMQQMNVKMVGTTDDPIDDLRHHKTVAQDSSFSIKVLPSWRPDKAFNIELATFNDYMAKLGEVSDTDIRRFSDLQAALTKRLDHFAAHGCKVSDHALDVVMFAEADDATLDSILARRLSGETLSEHEVAQFKTGVLVWLGAEYARRGWVQQYHIGALRNNNLRQFKLLGPDVGFDSINDRPLAQELSRLLSKQNEENLLPKTILYCLNPRDNEVLGTMIGNFQGEGMPGKMQFGSGWWFNDQKDGMQRQMTQLAQLGLLSRFVGMLTDSRSFLSYTRHEYFRRILCQMIGRWVEDGEAPADLPLLGEMVKNISFDNAKNYFAIEL encoded by the coding sequence ATGCCCCAGTTTCTGAGTGAAGATTTTCTGTTAGACAGTGAATTTGCCCGTCGTCTCTACCATGAGTATGCCGTCGACCAGCCGATATTTGACTACCACTGCCATCTGCCGCCTGAGCAGATCGCGGAAAACTATCGCTTCAAAAATTTGTATGACATCTGGTTGAAAGGCGATCACTACAAGTGGCGTGCGATGCGCACCAACGGTGTGCCTGAGCGTTTGTGTACGGGCGATGCCAGCGACTGGGAAAAATTTGAAGCCTGGGCCGCTACCGTGCCGCACACCATCGGCAATCCGCTTTATCACTGGACACATCTGGAACTGCGCCGTCCGTTCGGTGTAACCGGTACGCTGCTGTCACCAAGTACGGCAAAAGATATTTGGGATCGCTGTAATGCCATGTTGGAGCGCGATGACTTTACCGCGCGCGGCATCATGCAGCAGATGAACGTGAAAATGGTGGGTACGACGGACGATCCGATTGACGATCTGCGCCACCATAAAACTGTTGCTCAGGATTCAAGCTTCTCTATCAAAGTGTTGCCGAGCTGGCGCCCGGATAAAGCGTTCAATATTGAACTGGCAACCTTCAACGACTATATGGCGAAGCTGGGTGAAGTTTCTGACACCGACATTCGTCGTTTCAGCGATCTGCAAGCGGCGCTGACCAAACGTCTGGATCACTTCGCGGCGCACGGCTGTAAGGTGTCCGACCACGCGCTGGATGTGGTGATGTTTGCCGAAGCCGATGACGCGACGCTGGACAGCATTCTGGCGCGTCGTCTTTCTGGCGAAACGCTGAGCGAGCACGAAGTCGCGCAGTTCAAGACTGGCGTGCTGGTCTGGCTGGGTGCGGAATATGCGCGTCGCGGCTGGGTTCAGCAGTACCACATTGGTGCACTGCGCAACAATAACCTGCGTCAGTTCAAGCTGCTGGGGCCGGATGTGGGCTTCGACTCCATCAATGACCGTCCGTTGGCTCAGGAACTGTCTCGTCTGCTCAGCAAGCAGAATGAAGAAAATCTGCTGCCAAAAACCATCCTGTACTGCCTGAACCCGCGCGATAACGAAGTGCTTGGCACCATGATCGGCAACTTCCAGGGCGAAGGGATGCCGGGCAAGATGCAGTTCGGTTCCGGTTGGTGGTTCAACGATCAGAAAGACGGCATGCAGCGCCAGATGACCCAGCTCGCGCAGCTTGGGTTGCTGAGTCGCTTTGTCGGCATGCTGACCGATAGCCGCAGCTTCCTGTCTTACACCCGTCATGAATACTTCCGCCGCATTCTGTGCCAGATGATTGGCCGCTGGGTGGAAGATGGCGAAGCGCCAGCAGACCTGCCGTTGCTGGGCGAAATGGTGAAAAACATCAGTTTCGATAACGCTAAAAACTATTTTGCCATCGAGCTGTAA
- a CDS encoding MFS transporter, with product MRKIKGLRWYMIGLVTIGTVLGYLTRNAISVAAPTLQDQLHITTQQYSYIVAAYSACYTIMQPIAGYVLDLLGTKIGYAMFAILWAVFCMGTALANSWGGLAIARGAVGMAEAAMIPAGLKASSEWFPAKERSVAVGYFNVGSSIGAMVAPPLVVWAIVAHSWEMAFIITGVLSLIWAICWLVFYKHPKDQKKLSDEERDYILSGQEAQHQTNNAKKMSAWQILRNRQFWGIALPRFLAEPAWGTFNAWIPLFMFKAYGFNLKEIAMFAWMPMLFADIGCILGGYLPMLFQKYFKVNLIVSRKMVVTMGAVLMIGPGMIGLFTSPYVAIALLCVGGFAHQSLSGALITLSSDVFGRNEVATANGLTGMAAWMASTMFALVVGALADTMGFSPLFAALAVFDLLGAVVIWTVLKNQPASEVAAAAETLKEANQH from the coding sequence ATGCGTAAAATCAAAGGATTACGCTGGTATATGATCGGCCTGGTGACCATTGGCACCGTGCTGGGATACCTGACGCGTAATGCAATTTCTGTTGCAGCCCCGACGCTACAGGATCAATTGCACATCACCACACAGCAATATTCTTACATCGTTGCTGCCTATTCAGCTTGTTATACCATTATGCAACCCATCGCCGGCTATGTGCTGGATCTGCTGGGTACCAAAATCGGCTATGCCATGTTCGCCATTCTGTGGGCAGTTTTCTGTATGGGGACCGCGCTGGCCAACAGTTGGGGAGGATTAGCGATCGCCCGCGGCGCGGTCGGTATGGCGGAAGCAGCGATGATCCCTGCAGGCCTGAAAGCCAGTAGCGAATGGTTCCCGGCAAAAGAGCGTTCTGTTGCCGTCGGCTATTTCAATGTCGGGTCATCCATTGGCGCGATGGTTGCTCCACCGCTGGTCGTTTGGGCTATTGTGGCGCACAGTTGGGAAATGGCGTTTATCATTACCGGTGTACTGAGCCTGATCTGGGCTATCTGCTGGCTCGTTTTCTATAAACACCCGAAAGATCAGAAGAAACTCAGCGACGAAGAGCGTGACTACATTCTTAGCGGACAGGAAGCGCAACACCAAACCAATAATGCGAAGAAAATGTCTGCCTGGCAGATCCTGCGTAACCGCCAATTCTGGGGTATTGCGCTGCCACGTTTCCTGGCTGAACCGGCCTGGGGAACATTCAACGCCTGGATCCCGCTATTCATGTTTAAAGCCTATGGCTTTAATCTGAAAGAAATCGCCATGTTCGCCTGGATGCCGATGCTGTTCGCCGATATCGGCTGTATCCTCGGCGGCTATCTGCCGATGCTGTTCCAGAAATATTTCAAAGTGAACCTGATCGTTTCCCGCAAGATGGTGGTCACCATGGGTGCGGTTCTAATGATTGGCCCCGGTATGATCGGACTGTTCACCAGCCCTTATGTTGCCATCGCGCTGCTGTGCGTCGGCGGTTTCGCGCACCAGTCGCTGTCCGGCGCGCTGATTACCCTGTCATCCGACGTATTTGGCCGTAATGAAGTCGCCACAGCAAACGGTTTAACCGGTATGGCTGCCTGGATGGCGAGCACCATGTTTGCCCTGGTGGTCGGTGCATTGGCCGATACGATGGGCTTCAGCCCACTGTTTGCCGCACTGGCGGTGTTTGACCTGTTAGGCGCTGTCGTCATCTGGACGGTGTTGAAAAACCAACCCGCTTCAGAAGTCGCCGCCGCAGCTGAAACATTGAAAGAAGCCAACCAGCACTGA
- the exuR gene encoding transcriptional regulator ExuR: protein MALTEPRRLYQQLAAELKQRIESGMYQVGEKLPAERYISEEMNVSRTVVREAIIMLEVEGYVEVRKGSGIHVISNQQKNPFINSGDIEFVAAGPFELLQARQLIESNIAEFAATQVTRQDIIQLMEIQEYARQEDRFRDSQWDLKFHVQVALATQNSAMATIVEKMWSQRIHNPYWRKLHEHIDDKSIESWCEEHDRILKALIRKDPYAAKLAMWQHLENTKQMLFRATTDDFEFNVDRYMFAENPVVHLDQIHAGKS, encoded by the coding sequence ATGGCACTCACTGAACCCCGACGGCTATACCAGCAGTTAGCCGCAGAATTAAAACAGCGTATCGAAAGCGGTATGTACCAGGTCGGCGAAAAATTACCGGCAGAACGCTATATTTCTGAAGAAATGAACGTCAGCCGCACCGTAGTGCGTGAAGCTATTATTATGCTGGAAGTCGAAGGGTACGTTGAAGTACGCAAGGGTTCAGGCATTCACGTCATTTCCAACCAGCAGAAAAACCCGTTCATTAATAGCGGCGATATTGAATTCGTCGCGGCTGGTCCGTTCGAACTGCTTCAGGCACGCCAACTCATTGAAAGCAACATTGCTGAATTTGCCGCTACGCAGGTAACCCGTCAGGACATCATCCAACTGATGGAAATTCAGGAGTATGCACGTCAGGAAGATCGCTTCCGTGACTCTCAGTGGGATCTGAAATTCCACGTTCAGGTCGCGCTGGCAACACAAAATTCCGCGATGGCGACCATCGTCGAAAAAATGTGGAGCCAACGGATCCACAATCCCTACTGGCGCAAACTGCATGAGCACATTGACGACAAGTCGATAGAAAGCTGGTGCGAAGAGCACGACCGCATCCTTAAGGCGCTGATTCGCAAAGATCCTTACGCCGCCAAGCTGGCGATGTGGCAACATCTGGAAAACACCAAGCAGATGCTGTTTCGCGCCACGACAGACGATTTCGAGTTTAACGTCGATCGCTATATGTTCGCCGAAAACCCGGTCGTGCACCTCGACCAGATACACGCGGGTAAATCCTAA
- a CDS encoding DedA family protein: MELIKELLNALWHQDFDILADPKLVWTIYILLFLIIFLENGLLPAAFLPGDSLLILVGVLVAKGTMNYPFTLFLLTTAASLGCWASYIQGRWLGNTSVVQGWLSHLPAHYHQRAHQLFHRHGLSALLVGRFLAFVRTLLPTIAGLSGLNNARFQFFNWMSGFLWVFILVTLGFALGKTTVFLKYEDELMLCLMLLPLALLFIGLFGSLFVLWRKKRDTKASNAEKGS; encoded by the coding sequence ATGGAATTAATCAAAGAACTGTTAAACGCACTCTGGCATCAGGATTTCGATATTTTAGCCGACCCGAAGTTGGTATGGACCATCTACATTTTGCTGTTTCTGATTATCTTTCTGGAAAATGGCCTGCTCCCGGCGGCTTTCCTGCCCGGCGATAGCCTGCTCATTTTGGTCGGCGTTCTCGTCGCCAAAGGCACAATGAATTACCCGTTTACCCTATTTCTCCTGACGACGGCCGCCAGCCTCGGCTGCTGGGCCAGCTACATTCAGGGGAGATGGCTTGGCAATACCAGTGTGGTTCAGGGCTGGCTATCGCATTTACCCGCACACTATCACCAGCGTGCCCACCAACTCTTCCACCGCCATGGCCTATCCGCGCTTTTAGTTGGCCGTTTCCTGGCTTTTGTCAGAACGTTATTACCTACCATCGCTGGCCTGTCAGGCCTGAATAACGCACGTTTTCAGTTCTTTAACTGGATGAGTGGATTCCTGTGGGTATTTATTCTGGTGACGCTGGGCTTCGCCTTAGGGAAAACCACGGTTTTCCTGAAATATGAAGACGAACTCATGCTTTGCCTGATGTTGCTGCCGCTGGCGCTGCTGTTTATCGGGCTGTTTGGCTCACTCTTTGTGCTATGGCGCAAAAAACGCGACACGAAAGCCAGTAATGCAGAGAAAGGGAGCTAA
- the mzrA gene encoding EnvZ/OmpR regulon moderator MzrA, whose amino-acid sequence MSIRWLFPKLTPRKVARILILLALPIIALTQSQSLRHSQDDAMLHIKPYDGAALPDGFYVYQRLNEKGIAIKSITPEQDSLIVRLASPEQSIAARDVLRLSLPKVTITAQQATTPTPFWQQKLTQKQSKLG is encoded by the coding sequence GTGTCAATCCGTTGGTTATTCCCAAAACTCACCCCCAGAAAAGTAGCTCGCATACTGATATTGCTTGCCCTGCCAATTATCGCATTGACGCAGTCCCAGTCGCTGCGTCATTCCCAGGATGATGCGATGCTGCATATCAAGCCTTATGATGGCGCCGCGCTGCCAGATGGCTTTTACGTGTATCAGCGTCTTAATGAAAAAGGGATTGCGATCAAAAGCATTACACCAGAGCAAGATAGCCTGATCGTCCGTCTTGCCTCACCAGAACAGAGTATTGCTGCCAGAGATGTCCTGCGTTTGTCTCTGCCTAAAGTCACCATTACCGCGCAACAAGCGACAACCCCGACACCGTTCTGGCAGCAGAAACTGACACAGAAACAATCCAAACTGGGGTGA
- a CDS encoding DUF1090 domain-containing protein yields the protein MKLSSSVLALSVLLSGHVLANTANQVETCQQKAQDIQRQIDEARKHGNQNRINGLEKALDGVKTHCTDAGLAEKRQEAIAEKRKDVAERQQELNESRQKGDDAEKILKRERKLAEAEQELRAAERAASQ from the coding sequence ATGAAACTATCTTCATCTGTTCTTGCATTATCTGTCCTGCTTTCCGGCCACGTACTGGCGAATACCGCCAATCAGGTGGAAACCTGTCAGCAAAAAGCGCAGGACATTCAGCGCCAAATCGATGAAGCGCGTAAACATGGTAATCAGAACCGTATCAATGGATTAGAGAAAGCTCTGGACGGCGTGAAAACCCACTGTACGGATGCAGGGCTGGCAGAGAAACGTCAGGAAGCGATTGCAGAAAAACGTAAAGACGTCGCGGAACGGCAGCAGGAACTGAACGAAAGCCGGCAGAAAGGGGATGACGCCGAGAAAATCCTCAAGCGCGAAAGAAAGCTGGCTGAAGCCGAGCAGGAATTACGCGCTGCGGAACGTGCCGCATCGCAATAA
- a CDS encoding YqjD family protein gives MAKDQNSEYLRAELKSLADTLEEVLSTSSDKSKAELDKLRNKAESALKETRNRLSDTGERIASHTKEAVESADDYVRQNPWTGVGIGAAVGVVLGVLLSRR, from the coding sequence ATGGCTAAAGATCAAAATTCTGAGTACCTACGCGCCGAATTGAAATCACTGGCGGATACGCTGGAAGAAGTATTAAGCACCTCCAGCGATAAATCTAAAGCAGAACTCGACAAGCTGCGCAATAAGGCAGAAAGCGCGCTGAAAGAAACCCGCAATCGTCTGAGCGATACCGGCGAGCGTATCGCTTCCCACACGAAAGAAGCAGTTGAATCTGCGGACGACTATGTACGCCAGAACCCGTGGACCGGTGTCGGTATTGGTGCCGCTGTCGGTGTCGTGCTTGGCGTCCTGCTGTCTCGTCGCTAA
- a CDS encoding phage holin family protein has protein sequence MTDKSQQGPASGVMASAQRIISIIVSMVESRVRLAVIELEEEKTNLIQLLMMVGLTLIFATFGIMSLIALIIWGIDPQYRLFALGCITATLLGLALIGGVWTLLKVRRSTLLKATRKELATDRSLLEEDPK, from the coding sequence ATGACGGATAAATCACAACAAGGCCCCGCAAGCGGGGTCATGGCTTCTGCTCAGCGCATCATCTCCATTATTGTCAGCATGGTAGAAAGCCGTGTCCGACTCGCAGTCATTGAATTAGAGGAAGAAAAAACCAATCTGATTCAGTTGCTGATGATGGTCGGTCTGACGCTGATTTTCGCCACTTTTGGCATTATGAGCCTGATTGCGCTCATCATCTGGGGCATCGATCCCCAGTATCGTCTCTTTGCTCTGGGGTGTATCACAGCCACATTACTTGGACTGGCGCTGATAGGTGGCGTCTGGACACTCCTGAAGGTACGTCGTTCCACCTTGCTCAAGGCAACACGTAAGGAGCTGGCGACCGACAGATCGTTGCTGGAGGAGGATCCCAAATGA
- a CDS encoding YqjK-like family protein, translated as MSQRQQRDREKAQLLRRIQQQRLDLSAGKKHWLDTTARYDRGWQSLMQWRKYWIVGSSLVALYGVRHPSRMIRWGRRLVGLWGTFRLVRKTFDSRS; from the coding sequence ATGAGCCAGCGTCAGCAGCGAGACAGAGAAAAAGCCCAGCTACTGCGCCGGATACAACAGCAGCGGCTGGATTTATCGGCAGGTAAGAAACACTGGCTGGATACCACCGCTCGTTACGATCGCGGCTGGCAAAGTCTGATGCAGTGGCGTAAATACTGGATCGTGGGCTCCAGCCTCGTCGCACTCTATGGCGTGCGCCATCCCAGCCGCATGATTCGCTGGGGACGCCGCCTCGTCGGGCTGTGGGGAACATTCAGACTCGTCCGCAAAACGTTTGACTCACGTTCATAA
- a CDS encoding DoxX family protein — protein sequence MKNLESTALLIARILMPILFIVAGYGKLGDAYAGTQQYMQAMGVPTFLLPLTILLELGGGLAVLFGLLTRTVALFTAGFTLLTALIFHSNFAEGMNQLMFMKNLTIAGGYLLLAVTGPGAFSIDRLLGKKW from the coding sequence ATGAAAAATTTAGAAAGCACTGCACTGCTGATTGCACGTATCTTAATGCCAATTCTGTTTATCGTTGCAGGTTACGGTAAGCTGGGTGATGCCTATGCAGGCACACAACAATACATGCAGGCGATGGGCGTACCCACCTTCCTGCTGCCGCTGACAATTCTGCTGGAGTTGGGTGGTGGTCTGGCGGTGCTGTTCGGTCTGCTGACGCGTACCGTTGCACTGTTCACGGCGGGCTTTACACTGCTGACCGCACTGATTTTCCACTCTAACTTTGCGGAAGGTATGAACCAACTGATGTTCATGAAAAACCTGACCATCGCTGGCGGCTACCTCCTGCTGGCTGTAACCGGTCCAGGCGCATTCAGCATCGATCGTCTGCTGGGCAAAAAGTGGTAA
- a CDS encoding glutathione S-transferase family protein, with amino-acid sequence MGQLVDGVWHNTWYETKSTGGHFKRSESVFRNWVTPDGTPGLTGKGGFPAQSGRYHLYVSLACPWAHRTLLMRQLKGLEDHIAVSVVHPLMLDHGWTFGTDFEGATGDSLYQHEFLYQLYLHAKPDYSGRVTVPVLWDTEQHTIVSNESADIIRMLNSAFDGVGATAGDYYPEALRAQIDELNGWIYDKVNNGVYKAGFATSQSAYDESAMTVFAALSDLEAILAKQRYLTGEQLTEADLRLWTTLIRFDPVYHTHFKCDKYRLSDYPNLFGFLRDIYQMPGIADTVDMAHIRHHYYRSHGTINPHGVISLGPEQDLNQPHQRDKTVISLY; translated from the coding sequence ATGGGACAACTGGTTGACGGCGTATGGCACAATACCTGGTATGAAACCAAATCTACCGGCGGTCACTTTAAGCGTTCAGAATCCGTATTTCGCAATTGGGTAACGCCCGATGGCACCCCTGGCCTCACCGGCAAAGGTGGCTTTCCCGCTCAGTCCGGCCGTTATCATCTCTATGTTTCTCTCGCCTGCCCGTGGGCACACCGCACGCTACTCATGCGACAGTTAAAAGGGTTAGAAGATCATATCGCCGTTTCGGTGGTTCATCCGCTCATGCTGGATCACGGCTGGACGTTCGGTACCGATTTTGAGGGGGCAACAGGAGACTCGCTCTATCAGCACGAATTCCTTTACCAACTCTACCTGCACGCCAAGCCAGACTACAGTGGTCGGGTGACCGTGCCAGTCCTGTGGGACACCGAGCAGCACACCATCGTCAGTAACGAATCCGCCGATATCATCCGTATGCTGAACAGCGCTTTTGACGGCGTGGGGGCAACAGCGGGAGACTATTACCCGGAAGCGCTACGCGCTCAGATTGACGAGTTGAACGGCTGGATTTACGACAAGGTCAACAATGGCGTTTACAAAGCCGGTTTTGCGACGAGTCAGTCAGCTTATGATGAATCCGCAATGACCGTTTTCGCTGCGTTATCCGATCTGGAAGCCATATTGGCAAAACAGCGCTATCTGACTGGTGAGCAGTTAACCGAAGCCGATCTGCGGCTGTGGACGACGCTGATCCGTTTCGATCCGGTCTATCACACGCATTTTAAATGCGATAAATATCGCCTGAGCGACTATCCAAACCTGTTCGGCTTTCTGCGTGATATTTATCAAATGCCTGGCATCGCCGATACCGTCGATATGGCGCATATTCGTCACCATTACTACCGTAGCCACGGCACGATTAATCCACATGGTGTGATTTCGCTGGGCCCAGAGCAAGATCTGAACCAGCCTCATCAGCGTGATAAGACAGTGATCAGTTTATACTAA
- a CDS encoding LysR family transcriptional regulator, producing MAKERALTLEALRVMDAIDRRGSFAAAADELGRVPSALSYTMQKLEEELDVVLFDRSGHRTKFTNVGRMLLERGRILLEAADKLTTDAEALARGWETHLTIVTEALIPTQRLFPLIDKLALKANTQVSILTEVLAGAWERLEQGRADIVIAPDMHFRASSEMNTRKLYTMNNVYVASPEHPIHQEPEPLSDATRVKYRGIAVADTARERPVLTVQLLDKQQRLTVSSLDDKRRALLAGLGVATMPYPMVAQDIAEGRLLVVGPEHQMESQIIMAWRRDSMGEAKSWFLREIPKLLNQP from the coding sequence ATGGCGAAAGAACGAGCTTTGACGCTGGAAGCCTTGAGGGTTATGGATGCGATCGATCGTCGCGGCAGCTTTGCCGCTGCGGCAGACGAGCTGGGTAGAGTGCCTTCGGCGCTGAGCTATACCATGCAAAAACTGGAAGAAGAGCTAGATGTGGTGTTGTTCGATCGTTCCGGGCATCGTACTAAATTCACGAATGTCGGACGAATGCTGCTGGAACGCGGACGTATTCTGCTGGAAGCGGCGGATAAACTCACTACGGATGCCGAAGCGTTGGCGCGCGGTTGGGAAACACACCTGACGATTGTGACGGAAGCGCTTATTCCGACTCAGCGGCTTTTTCCCTTAATCGATAAACTGGCGCTCAAAGCGAATACGCAGGTATCGATTCTGACGGAAGTGCTGGCGGGGGCGTGGGAGCGTCTTGAGCAAGGGCGTGCCGATATCGTGATTGCGCCGGACATGCATTTTCGTGCGTCTTCCGAAATGAATACCCGCAAGCTGTACACGATGAATAATGTGTATGTCGCCAGCCCTGAGCACCCCATTCATCAGGAACCTGAGCCGCTGTCGGATGCGACCCGAGTGAAATACCGTGGGATTGCGGTGGCGGACACGGCGCGTGAGCGCCCGGTACTGACCGTGCAACTGTTGGATAAACAGCAGCGTCTGACGGTGAGCTCTCTGGATGATAAGCGGCGTGCGCTGTTGGCGGGATTAGGCGTCGCGACCATGCCTTATCCAATGGTGGCGCAAGATATTGCCGAGGGGCGTTTACTGGTCGTTGGGCCGGAGCATCAAATGGAAAGCCAGATTATTATGGCGTGGCGGCGAGACAGCATGGGCGAGGCGAAGTCCTGGTTCCTGCGTGAAATTCCGAAGCTGCTAAACCAGCCCTAA
- a CDS encoding pirin family protein: MITRRAAGQCGQADYGWLQARYTFSFGHYFDPQLLGYASLRVLNQEVLAPGASFQPRTYPRVDILNIILQGEAEYRDSNGCHIQAKAGDVLLLATQPNVSYSEHNTSASKPLTRLQLWLNACQTRENSPLQRMELDSSSHTLLASPEGEHTSLQLRQQVWIHHVDLQQNEQSTIALQGNQAYLQLIHGSMVVKGNQSSEALHCGDGAFIKEETTLTLRAESPLRALLIDLVV; encoded by the coding sequence ATGATCACACGAAGAGCAGCGGGGCAATGCGGCCAGGCCGACTATGGCTGGTTGCAGGCACGCTACACCTTCTCTTTTGGTCACTATTTTGACCCACAGTTGTTGGGCTACGCTTCTCTACGCGTGCTCAATCAGGAAGTATTGGCACCGGGGGCATCGTTCCAGCCACGAACCTATCCACGGGTCGATATCCTGAACATTATTCTTCAGGGTGAAGCAGAATACCGCGATAGTAACGGTTGCCACATTCAGGCCAAAGCCGGAGATGTGCTGCTGCTCGCCACTCAGCCAAACGTCAGCTATAGCGAACATAATACCAGCGCCAGTAAACCGCTGACGCGGCTGCAATTATGGCTAAACGCCTGTCAGACTCGAGAGAACAGTCCGTTACAGCGTATGGAATTGGATTCATCCAGCCATACTCTGCTTGCGTCGCCGGAAGGTGAACACACCAGTCTGCAACTGCGCCAGCAGGTTTGGATCCACCATGTCGATCTCCAGCAGAATGAGCAAAGCACGATCGCGCTGCAGGGAAATCAGGCATACCTCCAACTGATTCACGGTTCAATGGTGGTAAAAGGCAATCAGAGCAGTGAAGCCCTACACTGTGGCGACGGCGCCTTTATCAAAGAAGAAACAACGTTGACGCTACGGGCAGAATCGCCTTTGCGTGCGCTGCTCATCGATCTGGTCGTCTAG
- the zur gene encoding zinc uptake transcriptional repressor Zur: MDSTKQDKLLAQAEQICQQRAVRLTPQRLEVLRLMAQQSGAISAYDLLDLLRVSEPQAKPPTVYRALDFLLEQGFIHRVESNNSYVLCHHIEDHSHTSALFICDRCGQVTERQTEGVEETLRSLAQQSGFTLRHSVVEAHGLCGGCQEVASCKQPDHCDHDHTVPIKKR; encoded by the coding sequence ATGGATTCAACCAAACAGGACAAACTTCTTGCCCAGGCTGAACAGATTTGTCAGCAGCGCGCTGTGCGTCTAACGCCACAGCGGTTAGAGGTTTTACGCCTTATGGCACAGCAGTCAGGTGCTATCAGCGCTTATGACCTGCTGGATCTGCTGCGAGTTTCCGAGCCCCAGGCCAAACCGCCGACCGTCTATCGCGCGCTGGATTTTCTGCTGGAACAAGGCTTCATTCATCGAGTCGAATCAAACAACAGCTACGTGCTGTGTCACCATATCGAAGACCACAGCCATACGTCTGCCCTTTTCATCTGTGACCGCTGCGGACAGGTTACGGAACGTCAAACCGAAGGGGTGGAAGAAACATTACGTAGCCTGGCACAGCAGTCGGGATTTACGCTGCGCCACAGCGTTGTGGAAGCGCACGGGCTGTGTGGAGGCTGTCAGGAAGTGGCATCATGCAAGCAGCCGGATCATTGCGATCACGACCATACGGTTCCGATTAAAAAACGCTAG
- a CDS encoding CsbD family protein, producing the protein MNKDQASGNWKQFKGKAKEQWGKLTDDDLTVIEGKRDQLVGRIQERYGYAKEAAEKEVKHWEEHHKYHW; encoded by the coding sequence ATGAATAAAGACCAAGCCAGCGGTAACTGGAAACAGTTTAAAGGTAAAGCGAAAGAGCAATGGGGCAAATTAACGGATGACGATCTGACGGTCATCGAAGGTAAGCGTGACCAACTGGTGGGGAGAATCCAGGAGCGTTACGGGTACGCAAAAGAAGCGGCAGAGAAAGAAGTGAAACACTGGGAAGAGCATCACAAATATCACTGGTAG
- the lexA gene encoding transcriptional repressor LexA — MKVLTARQQQVYDLIRDHIAQTGMPPTRAEIAQQLGFRSPNAAEEHLKALARKGVIEIVSGASRGIRLLMEEETGIPLVGRVAAGEPLLAQEHIECHYQVDPAMFKPSADFLLRVSGMSMKDIGIMDGDLLAVHKTEDVRNGQIVVARIDDEVTVKRLKKQGNMVHLLAENEEFAPIVVDLRQQSFSIEGLAVGVIRNSDWS, encoded by the coding sequence ATGAAAGTATTAACAGCAAGGCAGCAGCAGGTTTATGACCTGATCCGCGATCACATTGCGCAGACCGGAATGCCGCCAACGCGCGCGGAAATTGCTCAACAGCTGGGGTTTCGCTCTCCCAATGCGGCTGAAGAACATCTGAAAGCACTGGCGCGTAAAGGTGTGATTGAAATCGTATCGGGTGCTTCTCGAGGTATTCGTCTGCTGATGGAAGAAGAGACGGGTATTCCTCTGGTTGGTCGCGTGGCCGCAGGTGAGCCTCTGCTGGCGCAGGAACATATCGAATGTCACTATCAGGTTGACCCTGCAATGTTCAAACCCAGCGCTGATTTTTTGCTGCGCGTGAGCGGCATGTCGATGAAAGATATCGGTATTATGGATGGCGATTTACTGGCCGTGCATAAAACGGAAGATGTACGCAATGGTCAGATTGTCGTCGCGCGCATTGACGATGAAGTGACGGTAAAACGCCTGAAAAAGCAGGGCAATATGGTGCACCTTCTCGCTGAAAACGAAGAGTTTGCCCCCATTGTTGTTGACCTGCGTCAGCAGAGCTTTTCGATAGAAGGCTTAGCGGTTGGCGTGATTCGTAACAGCGACTGGAGCTAA